The following proteins are encoded in a genomic region of Halonatronomonas betaini:
- the trpS gene encoding tryptophan--tRNA ligase, whose product MSSDEKRILTGDRPTGKLHLGHYVGSLQNRIDLQDEYDTFIIIADVQALTTNFDNPSKIRKDVKQVALDYLAAGIDPDKATIFVQSLVPEIAELTIFYSMLVTMNQLERNPTIKAEADQYDYKDMTYGFIGYPVSQAADITFCRANLVPVGEDQLPHIEQTRKIVRKFNNLYGEVFPVPEPKISDFPRLMGLDGKAKMSKSLNNAIFLADSEEEVKSKVMTAVTDPGRIRATDPGNPDICTVFHYHDAFNTEEVDEVETNCRQGTIGCVDCKGKLAKKINKFLDPMRERREKYLDKPELIREILLSGTEKAKSEGEETMKKVREVMKIDYFKGKSI is encoded by the coding sequence ATGTCAAGTGATGAAAAAAGAATTTTAACTGGAGATAGGCCAACAGGAAAGCTGCATTTAGGCCATTATGTTGGTAGTTTGCAAAATAGAATTGATTTGCAGGATGAGTATGATACCTTTATTATTATAGCAGATGTCCAGGCTCTAACAACTAATTTTGATAATCCATCTAAAATTAGAAAAGATGTTAAACAGGTTGCATTAGATTATCTGGCAGCAGGTATTGACCCTGATAAAGCTACAATTTTTGTTCAGTCTTTAGTGCCTGAGATTGCTGAACTTACAATTTTTTATTCGATGTTAGTTACAATGAACCAATTGGAAAGAAACCCGACTATAAAAGCTGAAGCTGATCAATATGATTATAAGGATATGACCTATGGTTTTATCGGTTATCCAGTCAGTCAGGCTGCAGATATAACTTTTTGCAGGGCTAATTTAGTTCCAGTTGGGGAAGATCAACTGCCCCATATTGAGCAGACCAGGAAGATTGTCAGGAAGTTTAATAATTTATATGGTGAAGTATTTCCAGTACCTGAGCCTAAGATCAGTGATTTCCCAAGGTTGATGGGACTTGATGGTAAAGCTAAGATGAGTAAGAGTTTAAATAATGCTATTTTCTTAGCCGATTCAGAGGAAGAGGTTAAATCAAAGGTGATGACAGCTGTTACTGATCCAGGAAGAATTAGAGCTACAGACCCTGGGAACCCTGATATCTGTACAGTTTTTCACTATCATGATGCCTTTAATACAGAGGAAGTAGATGAGGTGGAGACTAATTGTAGACAGGGGACAATTGGCTGTGTTGATTGTAAAGGTAAACTTGCTAAAAAAATTAATAAATTCTTAGATCCGATGCGGGAAAGAAGAGAAAAATATTTAGATAAACCAGAGTTAATTAGAGAAATTTTGTTATCTGGTACAGAAAAAGCAAAATCTGAAGGTGAAGAAACGATGAAAAAGGTAAGAGAAGTGATGAAAATTGATTATTTTAAGGGAAAGAGTATTTAA
- the gyrB gene encoding DNA topoisomerase (ATP-hydrolyzing) subunit B — MSGQSPNYTAKNIEVLEGLDAVRKRPGMYIGSTGTKGLHHLVWEVVDNSIDEFLAGYGDTINVYINKDGSITVEDEGRGIPVDKHHSNGLPALEIIMTTLHAGGKFNNQSYSFSGGLHGVGVSVVNALSEWLEIRTCWQGNEYLQRYKKGKKDSTINKLGPCEKSGTEITFMPDSSIFTATNYNFDTLASRLQESAFLNKGLSLSLKDKRNNDNKKVVYSYDGGIEEFINHLNQHHSCLHDEVVYFEHQNKNYQFEIAFQYNQNFNERIYSYANNIKTDEGGYHVTGFKTALTRAINVFAEKNNILNKNDPSLTGSDLREGLTAIVSVRLPEPQFEGQTKNKLGNSSIKSKIDSVYYDYLTRFLNHNPEIGKAIVNKALAAIRARQASKKARELSRKKNSMVRKNLPVKLADCSSRKPENSELFLVEGDSAGGSAKQGRNRDFQAILPLKGKILNVERARIDKVLNNDEIISIISALGTGIGEDFNLDKLRYHKIIIMTDADVDGAHIGTLILTLFYRYMEDIIKKGHIYLAKPPLYRVKIGSKEKYLYSEKELAEFKSNYTNKNFSLQQYKGLGEMNPDQLWKTTMNPDNRKLMKVEIEDTLKADDIFTRLMGKDTSLRKEFIFNNAEEVGDLDI, encoded by the coding sequence ATGTCAGGACAATCGCCAAATTATACAGCAAAAAATATAGAGGTTTTAGAAGGTCTTGATGCAGTTCGAAAAAGACCAGGTATGTATATTGGAAGTACAGGAACAAAGGGCTTGCATCATTTAGTCTGGGAAGTTGTTGATAATAGCATTGATGAGTTTCTGGCTGGATATGGGGATACAATTAATGTTTATATAAATAAAGACGGTAGTATTACAGTTGAAGATGAGGGGCGGGGGATTCCTGTTGATAAACATCATTCCAATGGGTTACCGGCTCTAGAGATAATTATGACAACCCTCCATGCAGGTGGAAAGTTTAATAATCAAAGTTATTCATTTTCTGGTGGCCTCCATGGTGTTGGAGTTTCAGTGGTTAATGCTCTCTCTGAATGGCTTGAAATTAGGACCTGCTGGCAGGGCAATGAATATCTGCAGCGGTATAAAAAGGGCAAGAAGGATTCAACTATTAATAAACTTGGCCCCTGTGAAAAAAGCGGGACAGAAATTACTTTTATGCCTGATTCCAGTATTTTTACAGCAACAAATTATAATTTTGATACACTGGCCAGTCGTTTACAGGAATCTGCTTTTTTAAATAAAGGGCTTTCACTTTCTTTAAAGGATAAGCGTAATAATGATAATAAGAAAGTAGTATATTCTTATGATGGAGGAATTGAAGAATTTATTAATCACTTAAATCAGCATCACAGCTGTCTGCATGATGAAGTGGTTTATTTTGAGCATCAGAATAAGAATTATCAGTTTGAGATTGCTTTTCAGTATAACCAGAATTTTAATGAAAGAATTTATAGTTATGCCAATAATATAAAAACCGATGAAGGCGGTTATCATGTAACTGGTTTTAAAACGGCATTGACCAGGGCGATTAATGTTTTTGCAGAGAAAAATAATATTTTAAATAAAAATGATCCGTCTTTAACCGGGAGCGATTTACGAGAAGGTCTGACTGCTATTGTTAGTGTCAGGCTTCCTGAGCCTCAGTTTGAAGGGCAGACTAAAAATAAATTAGGTAATAGCAGTATTAAGAGCAAGATTGATTCTGTCTATTATGACTATTTAACTAGATTTTTAAATCATAATCCTGAGATCGGTAAAGCAATTGTAAATAAAGCCCTGGCGGCAATCAGGGCAAGACAGGCTTCTAAAAAGGCAAGGGAATTAAGTCGAAAGAAAAACTCCATGGTTAGAAAGAATTTACCGGTAAAACTTGCTGATTGCTCAAGCAGAAAGCCTGAGAATAGCGAACTATTTTTAGTTGAGGGAGACTCTGCTGGTGGTTCGGCAAAGCAGGGAAGGAACCGGGATTTCCAGGCTATCCTGCCATTAAAGGGTAAAATATTGAATGTAGAAAGGGCAAGGATTGATAAGGTTTTAAATAATGATGAGATTATTTCAATTATCTCGGCTTTAGGTACAGGGATTGGTGAAGACTTTAATCTTGATAAGCTCAGGTATCATAAGATCATTATTATGACTGATGCAGATGTTGATGGTGCCCATATCGGCACCCTGATCCTGACATTATTTTATCGGTATATGGAGGATATTATTAAAAAAGGCCATATTTATCTGGCAAAACCGCCATTATACAGGGTTAAGATCGGGAGTAAAGAAAAATATCTCTATAGTGAAAAGGAATTGGCAGAATTTAAGAGTAATTATACCAATAAAAACTTTTCCTTGCAGCAATATAAGGGCTTAGGAGAGATGAACCCTGATCAGTTATGGAAAACAACGATGAATCCTGATAACCGGAAATTAATGAAGGTTGAGATTGAAGATACTTTAAAGGCAGATGATATTTTTACTCGCTTAATGGGCAAGGATACATCTTTAAGAAAGGAATTTATCTTTAATAATGCTGAAGAGGTCGGGGATTTAGATATTTAA
- a CDS encoding DNA gyrase/topoisomerase IV subunit A: MTDEIIPISIEEKMKESYLNYSLSVIVGRALPDVRDGLKPVHRRLLYGAYELGLTSDKPHKKSARIIGEVLGKFHPHGDNALYNAMVRMAQDFNQRYPLIDGHGNYGSIDGDSAAAMRYTEARLSSLSQELLKDLKFDTVEYKDNFDNTLQEPKVLPAAFPQLLVNGSSGIAVGMSTDIPPHNLGEVIEATIALIKNKELNIKDLMEYIPGPDFPTGGQIIGLNNIKEAYENGNSSLKVRGKIIRESNKLIITEIPYQINKTKLISEITDQIEKENLRNITDIRDESDQHGIRIVLNIKTGSDYSIIKNRLFKYTSLMTNIRVNMLALYENKPIVMNLKDILVHFIKFRRKTVKTRIQNLLERDKDKLKIMEGIIIALDFLDKVIYIIRGSKSKSEAIDRLSEELEITEKQANAIMEMQLQRLVRMQQQELKDDHDSIKKQIENYKEILNNTQKLDNLIIDELNKIKATHSDQRRTRIIKDENKATIEKEDLIKEKEYFISLSANGLIKKSLDKENIRTAKNDFITEIFALKSFDDLLFFTEDGQVYRLPVHDIPEHHGLSTGDPLENYFSLPPNENLVKILPLNDKIKEGNLIIVTSKGKIKATKGNEYISNVSKIKAINLEENDSVKEVFSGSLTNDILIGINTGKFIRFNGSEISTTGRNTKGYNAIKFKENQDIIFADIIKDQTELLIFGEDKRIAKVGLEYIKPQKRYGKGNQIMHKNYNVLTAIICPENSQIYIQDIEENSDILETKNLSRFAKLPVNRTEEWPINLSEKISQIARIISF, from the coding sequence ATGACAGATGAAATAATACCAATTTCCATAGAAGAAAAAATGAAAGAATCCTACTTAAATTACTCTTTAAGCGTTATAGTAGGTAGAGCATTGCCAGACGTTAGAGATGGCCTTAAACCGGTACACAGACGCTTATTATACGGTGCCTATGAATTAGGTCTTACCTCGGATAAGCCCCATAAGAAATCAGCCAGAATCATCGGTGAGGTTTTAGGTAAATTCCATCCCCATGGAGATAATGCATTATATAATGCCATGGTAAGAATGGCCCAGGATTTTAACCAGAGATATCCATTAATAGACGGCCATGGCAATTACGGCTCTATTGATGGCGATAGTGCTGCAGCCATGCGTTATACTGAGGCAAGGCTCAGTTCTTTAAGTCAGGAATTATTAAAGGACTTAAAATTCGATACAGTTGAATATAAAGACAACTTTGATAATACATTGCAGGAACCTAAAGTTTTGCCTGCCGCCTTTCCACAGCTTCTTGTAAATGGATCCAGCGGGATTGCAGTTGGAATGAGCACCGATATCCCACCTCATAATTTAGGGGAAGTTATTGAGGCAACAATTGCTCTAATCAAAAATAAAGAACTAAATATTAAAGATTTAATGGAATACATACCAGGTCCAGACTTTCCAACTGGTGGCCAGATCATCGGTCTAAATAATATAAAAGAAGCCTATGAGAATGGCAATAGCAGCCTAAAAGTTAGAGGTAAGATAATCAGGGAATCAAATAAATTGATTATCACTGAAATCCCATACCAGATAAATAAAACAAAATTAATCAGTGAAATTACAGATCAGATTGAAAAGGAAAATTTAAGAAATATAACAGATATCAGAGATGAATCTGATCAGCATGGTATTAGAATTGTATTAAATATTAAGACTGGCTCAGATTACAGTATCATAAAAAATAGACTATTTAAATATACTTCTTTAATGACCAATATCCGAGTTAATATGCTTGCACTTTATGAAAATAAGCCAATAGTTATGAATCTAAAGGACATCTTAGTCCATTTCATTAAATTCAGACGCAAGACAGTTAAAACAAGAATCCAGAATTTATTAGAAAGAGATAAAGACAAACTTAAAATTATGGAAGGAATTATTATAGCTTTAGACTTTTTAGATAAAGTAATTTATATAATCAGAGGTTCAAAATCAAAATCTGAAGCTATTGATAGGCTATCAGAGGAATTAGAGATAACTGAAAAACAGGCAAATGCAATTATGGAAATGCAACTACAGCGACTGGTCAGAATGCAACAGCAGGAACTTAAAGATGATCACGATTCAATTAAAAAACAGATAGAAAATTATAAAGAAATATTAAATAATACTCAGAAATTAGATAATCTAATCATTGATGAGCTAAATAAAATCAAGGCTACCCACAGTGATCAGAGAAGAACCCGGATAATTAAAGATGAAAATAAAGCTACTATTGAAAAGGAAGATTTAATAAAAGAAAAAGAATATTTCATATCTCTTTCAGCTAATGGGCTCATTAAAAAATCTCTGGATAAAGAAAATATCAGAACTGCAAAAAATGATTTTATAACAGAGATTTTTGCTTTAAAAAGCTTTGATGATCTCCTATTTTTCACAGAAGATGGCCAGGTTTATAGACTACCTGTTCATGATATCCCTGAACATCACGGTTTATCTACTGGAGATCCTTTAGAAAATTATTTTAGCTTACCACCAAATGAAAATCTAGTTAAAATATTACCACTAAATGATAAAATCAAAGAAGGCAATCTAATTATTGTTACTTCAAAGGGCAAAATAAAAGCGACTAAAGGAAACGAATATATTAGCAATGTCTCAAAAATTAAAGCAATCAACTTAGAAGAAAATGATTCAGTTAAAGAAGTATTTTCAGGTAGTTTGACAAATGATATTTTAATTGGAATAAATACTGGTAAGTTTATTAGATTTAATGGCAGTGAGATCTCAACTACTGGAAGAAATACCAAGGGTTATAACGCCATTAAATTTAAAGAGAATCAGGATATAATTTTTGCCGATATAATAAAAGATCAGACCGAACTTTTAATCTTTGGAGAAGATAAAAGGATAGCTAAAGTAGGTCTGGAATATATCAAACCTCAAAAGAGATATGGCAAAGGCAATCAGATCATGCATAAAAACTATAATGTTCTAACGGCAATTATCTGTCCAGAAAACAGCCAAATATATATCCAGGATATTGAAGAAAACAGTGATATTTTAGAAACTAAAAACCTTTCAAGATTTGCAAAACTTCCTGTTAATCGTACTGAAGAGTGGCCTATTAATTTATCAGAAAAAATATCCCAGATAGCAAGAATAATAAGCTTCTAA
- a CDS encoding cell wall hydrolase: MAKTKIKYTSYLLIVILFITLVSGSNFHLSRSVKADGLASNDLIKGAGVAVTLIVLSQLFLGSRDQQRETREVERDFQTDESDLNIFEDETDKQDMTVDVTEEEIEMLTRIISGEARGEPLEGQIAVGAVVLNRVLSDDFPDTIEEVIFAEGQFIAIDDGYYDMQPSEKSYRAAIKALEGEDPSNGAYYFYNPVTARTLWWLSTRETTAEIGNHVFAK, encoded by the coding sequence GTGGCGAAAACAAAAATAAAATATACTAGCTACCTGCTGATTGTTATTCTATTTATTACTCTGGTTTCTGGCTCTAATTTTCATTTAAGTAGATCAGTTAAGGCAGATGGTTTAGCTAGTAATGACCTGATTAAAGGAGCAGGGGTTGCAGTTACACTGATTGTTTTAAGTCAATTGTTTTTAGGTTCTAGAGATCAACAAAGGGAAACTAGAGAGGTTGAACGGGACTTTCAGACAGATGAAAGTGATCTTAATATATTTGAAGATGAAACTGATAAACAGGATATGACCGTTGATGTAACTGAAGAAGAGATAGAAATGTTAACCAGGATTATTAGTGGTGAAGCCAGGGGAGAACCACTGGAGGGCCAGATAGCAGTTGGAGCTGTTGTTTTAAATAGAGTGTTGAGTGATGATTTTCCAGATACTATAGAGGAAGTTATATTTGCAGAGGGGCAGTTTATTGCCATTGATGACGGTTATTATGATATGCAACCTTCTGAGAAATCATACAGAGCAGCCATTAAAGCCCTGGAAGGTGAAGATCCTAGCAATGGAGCTTATTACTTTTATAATCCTGTAACAGCTAGAACTTTATGGTGGTTAAGTACCAGGGAAACAACTGCTGAAATTGGTAATCATGTCTTTGCAAAATAA
- a CDS encoding S-layer homology domain-containing protein — MKKAIITFGIILTVFAFATNVGAVDIEDVPEDHWAYENVKVLVERGYISLYDDDTFAGSNRVSRYELAEVIANLLEDIHVGDTEVGEEDIDILRQLSLEFRDELVDVAADMDLFSERVDELEEEVLIQGEELAGFYETLDDVEREVAQMIDEIASLRAIEDEVENLEARIDDLDERYIDLEETAVAEVPEDIEDFQMDITNRLDTLDNRLTSLEEDQAESQEQIRALERQSSNYLLYIGAVGLISLLTLTM; from the coding sequence GTGAAAAAGGCTATAATTACATTTGGTATAATTTTAACTGTTTTTGCTTTTGCAACTAATGTCGGTGCTGTTGATATTGAGGATGTGCCTGAAGATCACTGGGCATATGAGAATGTAAAGGTGCTTGTTGAAAGAGGGTATATTTCATTATATGATGATGATACATTTGCTGGTTCTAATAGGGTTTCCAGGTATGAATTGGCTGAAGTTATAGCTAATTTATTAGAAGATATTCATGTCGGTGATACTGAAGTTGGAGAAGAAGATATTGATATTTTAAGACAGCTATCCTTAGAGTTTAGAGATGAATTAGTAGATGTTGCAGCTGATATGGATCTTTTCTCTGAGAGAGTTGATGAGTTAGAAGAAGAGGTTTTAATTCAGGGAGAGGAACTGGCTGGATTTTATGAGACCTTAGATGATGTTGAAAGAGAAGTTGCTCAAATGATAGATGAAATAGCTAGCTTAAGGGCGATTGAAGATGAAGTTGAAAATCTAGAAGCTAGAATTGATGATTTAGATGAAAGATATATAGATTTAGAAGAAACAGCAGTGGCAGAAGTTCCTGAGGATATTGAAGATTTCCAAATGGACATTACTAACAGGTTGGACACACTTGATAACAGATTGACAAGTTTAGAGGAAGATCAGGCTGAAAGTCAGGAACAAATTCGAGCATTAGAAAGACAGAGTAGTAATTATTTGCTATATATTGGAGCTGTTGGTCTAATAAGTTTATTAACTCTTACTATGTAG
- a CDS encoding TonB family protein, with product MNFNDNNKDRLYIFITISLIAHLLIFYLVPWGGLSGSLASDGSDQRDFDFIQVVDFQPMPDEPEAVEEPDPDPDPEPDPEPEPDPAPEVEEDEPDIEQEDEPEEEVEPEPEPEPEPDPDPDPEPEPEPDPEPDPDPEPEEEPESEEEVVTADESELEIEESLEEPEEDSEPEPEPESEPEEDSETEPEPEPEEQVAEESDEATEEEQEPADSSETQAEESPPAPGELIQQSPLPVYPKDLVGGSETGRVLVEANVSEDGEVQSVSVIESSGIDSMDRNAQSTVERGWSFRSYNRSYIMEIEVIFDVDERDNPVIDVDLLDLRFE from the coding sequence ATGAATTTTAATGATAATAACAAAGATAGATTATATATATTCATAACAATTTCTTTAATTGCACATTTGCTAATATTTTATTTGGTTCCATGGGGTGGTTTAAGTGGAAGCCTGGCAAGTGATGGTTCAGATCAGAGAGATTTTGATTTTATTCAGGTTGTAGATTTTCAACCAATGCCTGATGAACCTGAAGCAGTGGAAGAACCAGACCCTGATCCAGATCCTGAGCCAGATCCGGAACCAGAGCCAGACCCTGCTCCTGAAGTTGAGGAGGATGAACCTGATATAGAGCAGGAGGATGAGCCTGAAGAAGAAGTAGAACCGGAACCGGAGCCAGAGCCAGAACCGGATCCAGATCCAGATCCTGAGCCTGAACCTGAACCAGATCCAGAACCAGATCCAGATCCAGAACCTGAAGAGGAACCTGAGTCAGAAGAAGAAGTTGTAACAGCAGATGAATCTGAATTAGAAATCGAAGAAAGTTTAGAAGAGCCTGAAGAAGACTCTGAGCCAGAACCAGAACCGGAATCAGAACCTGAGGAAGATTCTGAGACAGAACCGGAGCCAGAGCCTGAAGAACAGGTGGCCGAAGAGTCTGATGAGGCTACAGAAGAGGAACAGGAGCCTGCTGATTCCTCTGAAACTCAAGCTGAAGAGTCTCCGCCAGCACCAGGTGAGTTAATACAACAATCTCCATTACCTGTTTATCCAAAAGATCTGGTTGGAGGATCTGAAACTGGGAGAGTTTTGGTTGAAGCAAATGTTTCTGAAGATGGTGAAGTACAATCAGTATCTGTTATAGAAAGCTCAGGCATTGACAGCATGGATAGAAATGCCCAATCAACAGTTGAAAGAGGTTGGTCATTTAGATCTTATAATAGGTCATATATAATGGAAATTGAAGTTATATTTGATGTTGATGAAAGAGATAATCCAGTTATAGATGTAGATTTATTAGATTTAAGATTTGAATAA
- a CDS encoding ExbD/TolR family protein, which yields MFKPTLSKKSSINILPLIDVIFFLLVFFMLFTSFRTTPEGLEMQLPTAQTVTEQSQENIVVDISEDGQFYLEGEQLSVENLTARIADLYEENPNRVTIINADQDTRYQHVITVMDSLRSAGFYDLALAAERDS from the coding sequence ATGTTCAAACCTACTCTAAGTAAAAAGAGTTCTATAAATATTCTTCCTCTGATAGATGTTATATTCTTTCTATTAGTGTTCTTTATGTTATTCACATCATTTAGAACTACACCAGAAGGTTTAGAAATGCAATTGCCAACTGCTCAGACTGTAACTGAACAGTCTCAGGAAAATATTGTTGTTGATATAAGCGAAGATGGACAATTCTATTTAGAAGGAGAACAATTATCTGTTGAAAATTTAACAGCAAGAATTGCTGATTTATATGAGGAAAATCCTAATCGAGTTACTATTATAAATGCAGATCAGGATACGAGATATCAGCATGTAATTACTGTTATGGATAGTTTAAGGTCGGCAGGGTTTTATGATTTAGCCCTTGCTGCAGAAAGAGACTCTTAA
- a CDS encoding MotA/TolQ/ExbB proton channel family protein, with amino-acid sequence MIILREIWNILSLGGPTALPLLIASIFSLAVIIEKTLFFARYKGSNTRLIKKVEMLLEEGDTMAALNQLKGKRGPAVKMLSTAVKHNSEDPERIRELLQIVGENEIKKMERHLPILDVVAMVSPLLGLLGTVLGIISSFNILGATAGVGNPAQVSGGIAAALISTAIGLIIAIPTAIFYSYFSNIVERKAHKLNQSMVEIMDIINNNDSNSRYRTRRERNVQTYSK; translated from the coding sequence GTGATTATTTTGAGAGAGATTTGGAATATATTATCATTAGGTGGTCCGACAGCATTACCATTATTAATTGCATCAATTTTTAGTCTGGCTGTTATTATTGAAAAGACATTATTTTTTGCCAGGTATAAAGGGAGTAATACCAGACTCATTAAAAAAGTTGAGATGTTACTTGAAGAAGGCGATACAATGGCAGCATTAAACCAGTTAAAGGGCAAGAGAGGTCCAGCTGTAAAAATGTTATCAACTGCTGTTAAACATAATTCAGAGGATCCAGAGAGAATTAGAGAGTTATTACAAATTGTTGGAGAAAATGAGATTAAGAAGATGGAAAGGCATCTACCTATTCTGGATGTAGTTGCAATGGTTTCTCCATTATTAGGACTATTAGGGACAGTTTTAGGTATTATTAGCAGTTTTAATATCTTAGGTGCCACAGCTGGAGTTGGCAATCCTGCTCAGGTTAGTGGCGGAATTGCAGCAGCATTAATTAGTACAGCTATTGGATTAATTATTGCTATACCAACTGCTATATTTTATTCTTACTTTTCTAATATAGTCGAAAGAAAAGCCCATAAATTAAATCAGAGTATGGTTGAAATAATGGATATTATTAATAATAATGATAGCAATAGCAGATATAGAACCAGGAGGGAAAGAAATGTTCAAACCTACTCTAAGTAA
- a CDS encoding complex I subunit 5 family protein, giving the protein MSITSYLLIVHNQDKEALNAAKIYLYMAVIGGLAILMGVFLVYNQAGTIVFTEIADNIDLSGRVGYFIGFSLLLGFGVKAGMFPVHIWLPLAHPVAPTPASALLSGIMIKTGIYGIIVTFNYVISPGVPANQQLLEFFGQLIIVLGAITMFIGAFLAVFQDNMKTILAYSSVSQIGFILTGIGSAAYLGMAGSIGMESAMYHVISHALFKSSLFMIVGYIYLKTHDLNIYNHGGLWKKMPLTMGAFLTGMFGIIGLVGFNGFISKNLLHEAIYEAYKLDYNIIINYSEIIFTITSSITVLYFCKLFYYLFLGKEAKASKRINNKEYSLTGMLPFGIISVLILLTGIIPESIYLRFVELSGPGFNYSGGLNILDINIFSMYFISASFKAIGIGIIVFLMFKQFNIYKKSLPGKLSMQYLVFNPLYKILIFVSELLLLVFDRNTDISKVNSPNILFKISGLFKNIINKSEGEENSRWLKFLKRIYLQLAKINIILGFRKEETAKDRIEEAKKTIENINSFEDLTCYIYAGRYEGVFWDIKNLGFDLYLALFVLVILIILLKPGL; this is encoded by the coding sequence ATGTCAATTACTTCATATCTTTTAATAGTTCATAACCAGGATAAAGAAGCATTAAATGCAGCTAAAATATATTTATATATGGCAGTTATTGGTGGGCTGGCTATATTAATGGGTGTATTTCTTGTATATAACCAGGCTGGCACAATTGTATTTACAGAAATTGCTGATAATATAGATTTATCAGGAAGAGTTGGGTATTTTATAGGTTTTTCTTTGCTTTTAGGTTTTGGTGTAAAAGCAGGTATGTTTCCAGTTCATATATGGTTACCCCTTGCTCATCCTGTTGCCCCAACTCCTGCTAGCGCCTTGCTTTCTGGTATAATGATTAAAACAGGGATATATGGTATTATTGTAACATTTAATTATGTTATTTCCCCTGGGGTTCCAGCAAATCAACAGTTATTAGAATTTTTTGGTCAACTAATTATTGTCCTTGGAGCTATAACAATGTTTATAGGAGCTTTTTTAGCTGTTTTTCAGGATAATATGAAAACAATTCTTGCTTATAGCAGTGTAAGTCAAATTGGTTTTATTTTAACAGGAATAGGTTCTGCTGCTTATCTTGGCATGGCCGGGAGTATTGGAATGGAATCGGCTATGTATCATGTTATTAGCCATGCCCTTTTTAAAAGCAGCCTATTTATGATAGTTGGATATATTTATTTAAAGACTCATGATTTAAATATTTATAATCATGGTGGTTTATGGAAGAAGATGCCATTAACTATGGGAGCTTTTCTAACAGGCATGTTTGGAATCATTGGTTTAGTAGGTTTTAATGGATTTATTAGTAAAAATCTATTGCATGAAGCTATTTATGAGGCATATAAGTTAGATTATAATATAATTATTAATTATTCAGAAATAATCTTTACCATAACCAGTTCTATAACTGTATTATATTTTTGTAAATTGTTTTATTATTTATTTTTAGGAAAAGAAGCTAAAGCAAGTAAAAGGATTAATAATAAGGAGTATTCATTAACTGGCATGTTACCATTTGGTATTATTTCAGTTTTGATTTTATTAACTGGAATCATACCAGAATCAATTTATCTTAGATTTGTTGAGTTGTCTGGACCTGGCTTTAATTATTCAGGTGGCCTAAATATTCTTGATATTAATATATTTTCTATGTATTTTATTTCAGCATCTTTTAAGGCTATTGGGATAGGTATAATAGTATTTCTTATGTTTAAGCAGTTTAATATCTATAAGAAAAGTTTGCCTGGAAAATTAAGTATGCAGTATTTAGTTTTTAATCCCCTTTATAAAATATTGATTTTTGTAAGTGAGTTATTATTATTAGTTTTTGATAGAAATACTGACATTTCAAAAGTGAATTCTCCTAATATATTATTTAAAATTAGCGGTTTATTTAAAAATATTATTAATAAATCAGAAGGGGAAGAAAATAGTAGATGGTTAAAATTCTTAAAAAGAATTTATTTGCAGCTAGCTAAAATAAATATTATTTTAGGATTTAGGAAAGAGGAAACTGCTAAAGATAGAATTGAAGAAGCGAAAAAAACAATTGAGAATATAAATAGTTTTGAGGATTTAACCTGTTATATTTATGCTGGAAGATATGAAGGAGTTTTTTGGGATATAAAAAATTTAGGTTTTGATTTATATTTAGCTTTATTTGTTCTTGTAATTTTAATTATTTTATTAAAACCTGGTCTTTAG